Within the Candidatus Binatia bacterium genome, the region GGACGAAGCAGCTCTGGATCTACGATCTGCGCACCAACCAGCACTTTACTCTGAAAACCAACACGCTGAAGCGTACCGACCTCGACGAGTTCGTCGCCTGCTATCACCCTCAGAACCGACACCAGCGTACTGCTACGTGGTCGGAGTCCAATCCGACCGGTCGCTGGCGCCCGTATTCCTATGAGGACCTGATGCAACGAGACAAGGCGAGTCTCGACCTCTTCTGGCTCAAGGATGAAAGCCTCGAAAGCTCCGACAACCTCCCTGATCCCGACGTGATTGCCACCGAGATCGCCGAGGATCTCCGCGCCGCGCTCGAACAGTTTGAAACAATTCAGGGAGATCTCGGGCGAAACTGAGCCGGCGCAGTCTTGCACTCGACGCGAGTAGAATCCCGCCGCCACCACGCCGGATTTACGGCACCAGGATGACCTTCCCCACCGTCTGCTGCTGCTCGATGCGGGCGTGGGCTTTGGCCGCTTCCACCAGCGGCACGGTCTCGATGGGCAGATAGATCGCGCCCGACATCAAGCCCTTGAACAAGTGATCGTAGGCACCGGGTATCAATTCGAGATGCGCCTGTATGGTCGCACCGAGGTAGTAGGTGCGTAAACCGAGGTTGCGTCCCGAGCGCAGCCAATTCCGCAAAGACTCCGGCGGCGGGTCTCCGGCGGCGTGGCCGAACAGCACCACCGTACCGTCGATCGCGGTCATGTCGAAGCTGCGCTGGAAGTGCGGCCCGGCCACCGAGTCGTACACCACGTTGGCACCCTCACCGGCCGTGAGTTGCATCACGCGAGCGACGGGATCTTCCGTACGGTAATTCACCGTGTGGGTGTAACCCGCGCGCCGCGCCACTTCGGCCTTCTCGTCGGAGCTGACCAGGCCGATGCTGGTCGCACCGAGTTGGCGCAGCAAGCCGCCCATGAAGCAGCCGACGCTGCCGGCGGCGGCGTGGACCACCGCCGTTGCGCCCGCCTTCACCGGCGCCACCTGATGGGCAAGGAAGTACGCCGTGAGGCCGGCCACCGGGCAGGACGCGGCCAATTCGAATGACAATCCGGCCGGAATCGGAATCGCGACCGGACCCATCGCCAGCGTCGCTTCGGCATACGCCCCACCCATACTGATGCCGAGGATGCGGTCGCCGATCTTGATGTGCTCGACGCCCTCCCCCACCGCATCCACGACGCCGGCGAAATCGCTTCCCAAGATCGTCGGACACTGGACGTCCGGCTCATCACCGCGGCGCGTGTTGATGTCGTGGAAATTGATCGCGATGGCGCGGTTCCGCACGCGCACAAACCCCGGTTCGGCCTGCGGCTCCGGGACGTCGACCACTCGGAGCACCTCCGGCCCGCCAATCCGCGTCATCTCTACCGCTCGCATTACTGATCCCCCCAACTCTCGAGTGCTTTCAACACCCGGTCGATCTCCTCGCGCGTGTTGTAAAAATGCACGCCCATGTGGACACATCCCTCACGTGAATTGATGGTGATGGGCTCGCCGTGCACCGCCTGCGAGCCCGGAATCCACGCCGGTACGGGCACGCACCGGCCCCCCCTCACCACGCCAGGCCGCCGACCTGGACAATCTGCTGGTCACGGTGATGCTGGTTGCGGGTGTAAGCCCGGACAGCGCCATCGAGCTCCAGCAGGCGCTCATCACGCCCGCCGCACACCTCACGCGCCAGTGCCGGCACCAGGCTGCGCATGCGTTCGTTCTCAGCCTCGATCGCCCGTGGTCCCGCCGGCGCCGCGTCGGTGGCCGGCAGCGCCGCCCGCAGCCGTGGCGCCAGGCCGCTGGCATCGCCGAGCACCGCCAGCGCCTGCATCGTCAGCGCCCGCAACTCCGCCCGCTCCTCCAGCAGCAGCGGACCCTCGATCTCCCAGCGAGCGATAACGTGCTCGATGAGCAAGCTGGCATACATTGCCTGCTGCCGCGACTGGTCCGTCTGCAGCTCCGGCAGCAGCATGTTCAAGAGGATCCCCTTCACCCCGTTCAAAACCTCGGTTGCACCAGGTTGCATCGTCACTCCTCACTAAATCTGCAGCTTCTCGATCAGATCCGCTTCCAGCCGCGGCACCATGAAGCCCACCAGCGCCAACACCGACTCGTAGTTGCGCCCCTCGCAGAACGACTTCACACCGGTCAGCGAAACCACCGCCATCTTCACGGCGCCCAGCACCTCATAAAAGAAGAGGCGCTCGGCGTTCACCGGCATCCCTCCGGCACGCTCGTACGCGGCGATCATCTCCTCACGCAGCTGTAACCCCTGACACACGCCTGCGCTGCTCCAGAAATTCAGCACCGACCAGGCAAGGTCTTCCATCGGGTCGCCCAGGTGGGCCATCTCCCAATCGAGAATCGCGGTGATATGACCCGCATCGTAGAGAAAGTTGCCGGCGCGGTAGTCGGCGTGGACCAGGACGATCTCCGAGCGCTGCGGCAGATGGGTAGCCAGCCAATGCAAGGCGATCGCCAGTACTGGCCGCTCCTCGAGCTTGGCGCGCTGGTACTCCCGTTCCCAGGATTCGACCTGCGCACGCGCTGCCGCCTCGCCCGAGGTGGGCACGCCGAGGAATTCCAGGCCGAGCTTGCGCCAGTCGGCTCGATGGATGCGCGCCAGGTAGGCGGCATACTCTGCCGCGATCGTACGCCGGACCTCGTCGGGCTCGGTGGCCGAAAAGACAACGCTCGGGGCCACGCCCGGAACGCGCTCCATCACCATGAACGGGCGCTCGAGCCAGCTGCCGTCCTCCTCGAGCCAGTATAGGCGCGGCACCGGCACCGGAATCTCGCGCGCGGCACGCAGCACCTCGAACTCGGTACGCCGATCCGTTTCCAATACGCTGGCCGTCGGGTCACGCCGGATGATCAGCGGCCGCAGCGCACGCGCGCCGGCCTCGGTCCATGCCGCATCCACCAGCCATGTTTCCCGTGAGGCCCCGCCCCCGGTACGCTCCAGCCGTCCGATGACGATGTCCGTCGCCTGCGGCAGCTGCGCCGCCAAGTATTTTCCTAAACGGTCACGATCCATGGTGCCCCTGATAGCGCGAATCCGTCGAGTTTGGCCAGCACAAACTTACCGCACTGGTCAGTGCTCGACCTGACCGATGGCAGCGTAAGGGGTGTACCGATGCGCCGGCCCCAACCTCTCATCCCGAACGCGATGCTTCACCGGCTCACCGACTCACTCTCTCACCGGCGCACGAGTTCTCGCACAGCCGCCGCCACATGCTCGGCCGTGAAGCCGAACTTTTCCAGGTTCACCTCGCCGGGAGACGAGGCGCCGAAGCGATCGATGCCGATGGCCACCCCCTGGTCGCCAACCCAGCGGCACCACCCGTGCGTCACGCCGGCCTCCACCGAGACCCGGGCCGTGACCGACGCCGGCAACACCGACTCCCGATACGCCGCGCTCTGCGCCGCAAAGGCTTCCCAACACGGCATCGAGACGACTCGCGTCCGGATGCCCGCTTGCGAGAGCAGCTCGCGCGCCGCCAGGGCCACGTGCACCTCGGAGCCGGTGGCGATGACGATGGCCTGAGGAGAACCGCCGGCCGCATCGGCCAACACGTAGGCTCCGTGCGCCACACCGGCGGCGGGTGCGAGCTTGCCGCGGTCGAGCACGGGCAGCTTCTGCCGGCTCAGGACGATGGCCACTGGGCCCGAGCGCTGCATCATGGCCCAACGCCACGCCTCAGTGGTTTCGTTGGCATCGCACGGGCGCACGACGGCGAGGTTGGGCATGGCCCGCAATGACATCAGCTGCTCGACCGGCTGATGCGTCGGTCCATCCTCCCCCAGTGCGATCGAGTCGTGCGTCCAGACGTAGATCACCGGCAGCCCACCCAGCGCCGCCAACCGCACCGACGGACGCATGTAGTCCGAGAAGACAAAGAACGTCGAGGCAAACGGGCGCAGGCCGCCGTGGTAGGCCATGCCGTTCGCAATCGCACCCATGGCGTGCTCGCGCACGCCGAAGTGGATGTTGCGCCCTGCCCCGCTCTGTCCATCGAACGAGCCGGCATCCTTCAGCGCCGTGCTCGTCGACACCGACAAATCGGCATCCCCGCCCATCAGCCAGGGCACGCGCTTGGCGATGGCGTTCATCACCTTGCCCCCAGCCTGACGCGTCGCCAACGCCTCCGCGGGCACAAACGATGGCAGGTCGGTGTCCCACCCTTGCGGCAGCTCGCCGCCCATCGTCTGCCGCCACTGCGCCGCCAGCTCCGGAAATGCTCGCGCGTACGCTTCGAAGCGACGCTGCCACTCCGCCTGCAGGCGCGCCCCGCGGTCCAGGGCCGAGCGAAAATGCGCCAGCACCTGGTCGGGAATGTAGAAGAATTTCTCCGGATCCCAGCCAAGGGCCTGCTTGGTCAGCGCCACCTCCTCGACCCCCAGCGGGCTGCCGTGGGCCTCTGCCGTGCCCTGCTTGTGCGGCGACCCATAGCCAATCGTTGTCTGAATGACGATCAGCGAGGGCCGCGAAGTCTCGGCCTCGGCCGCCGCGATGGCGGCGGCGATCCCGTCGATGTCAGTGTTGCCGTCCTGCACCCGCAGGACCTGCCACCCGTAGGCCTCATATCGTGCCGCGACATTCTCGGTGGAGAAGGTCAGTGAGGTCGGCCCGTCGAGCGAGATGTGATTGCAGTCGTACAGGTAGGTGAGCTTGCCGAGCTTCAGGTGCCCGGCAAGCGAGCTGGCTTCGGCCGACACCCCTTCCATCAGATCGCCGTCCGACACCAGGGCATACGTCCGGTGGTCGACGATCGTATGCCCGGGACGGTTGAAGTAATGGGCCAGGGCGCGCTCGGCCATGGCCATGCCGACG harbors:
- a CDS encoding zinc-binding dehydrogenase, whose amino-acid sequence is MRAVEMTRIGGPEVLRVVDVPEPQAEPGFVRVRNRAIAINFHDINTRRGDEPDVQCPTILGSDFAGVVDAVGEGVEHIKIGDRILGISMGGAYAEATLAMGPVAIPIPAGLSFELAASCPVAGLTAYFLAHQVAPVKAGATAVVHAAAGSVGCFMGGLLRQLGATSIGLVSSDEKAEVARRAGYTHTVNYRTEDPVARVMQLTAGEGANVVYDSVAGPHFQRSFDMTAIDGTVVLFGHAAGDPPPESLRNWLRSGRNLGLRTYYLGATIQAHLELIPGAYDHLFKGLMSGAIYLPIETVPLVEAAKAHARIEQQQTVGKVILVP
- a CDS encoding phosphotransferase family protein gives rise to the protein MDRDRLGKYLAAQLPQATDIVIGRLERTGGGASRETWLVDAAWTEAGARALRPLIIRRDPTASVLETDRRTEFEVLRAAREIPVPVPRLYWLEEDGSWLERPFMVMERVPGVAPSVVFSATEPDEVRRTIAAEYAAYLARIHRADWRKLGLEFLGVPTSGEAAARAQVESWEREYQRAKLEERPVLAIALHWLATHLPQRSEIVLVHADYRAGNFLYDAGHITAILDWEMAHLGDPMEDLAWSVLNFWSSAGVCQGLQLREEMIAAYERAGGMPVNAERLFFYEVLGAVKMAVVSLTGVKSFCEGRNYESVLALVGFMVPRLEADLIEKLQI
- the tkt gene encoding transketolase, whose translation is MTAAERSLEQLSINTIRTLAIDAVQKANSGHPGLPLGAAPMAYALWQRHLRHNPKDPLWPDRDRFVLSAGHGSMLLYALLHLTGYDLSLDDLKSFRQWGSRTPGHPEVHHERGIEATTGPLGQGTGNAVGMAMAERALAHYFNRPGHTIVDHRTYALVSDGDLMEGVSAEASSLAGHLKLGKLTYLYDCNHISLDGPTSLTFSTENVAARYEAYGWQVLRVQDGNTDIDGIAAAIAAAEAETSRPSLIVIQTTIGYGSPHKQGTAEAHGSPLGVEEVALTKQALGWDPEKFFYIPDQVLAHFRSALDRGARLQAEWQRRFEAYARAFPELAAQWRQTMGGELPQGWDTDLPSFVPAEALATRQAGGKVMNAIAKRVPWLMGGDADLSVSTSTALKDAGSFDGQSGAGRNIHFGVREHAMGAIANGMAYHGGLRPFASTFFVFSDYMRPSVRLAALGGLPVIYVWTHDSIALGEDGPTHQPVEQLMSLRAMPNLAVVRPCDANETTEAWRWAMMQRSGPVAIVLSRQKLPVLDRGKLAPAAGVAHGAYVLADAAGGSPQAIVIATGSEVHVALAARELLSQAGIRTRVVSMPCWEAFAAQSAAYRESVLPASVTARVSVEAGVTHGWCRWVGDQGVAIGIDRFGASSPGEVNLEKFGFTAEHVAAAVRELVRR